The Streptomyces sp. R28 region CGGATCGCCACCGACAAGGCGGCCGGGCGGATGGTCCAGTACAAGGACGTCGGCGTCGGCAGTGACGTCTACCGGGTGGCCACGGTCGCGCTCGGCGGCGGGCGGGGCGCGGTGCAGATCGCCCAGGAGTTCAGCGACACGGAGGATCTGCTGCGGGCGCTGCAGCAGCGGACGCTGCTGCTGATGGCGGCGGTGGTGACGCTCGCGGGACTCTTCGGCTGGTGGCTGGCCCGGCGCATCACGCGCCGCCTGGTCGTCCTCACCACCGCCGCCGAGGACGTCGCCCGCACCCGGCGACTCGGCATCCAGGTGCCGGTCACCGGATACGACGAGGTCGGCCGCCTGGGCCGCGCCTTCGACCGCATGCTGGGCCGGCTGGCCCAGTCGGAGGAGGACCAGCGGCGGCTGGTGCAGGACGCGGGCCACGAGCTGCGTACGCCGCTCACCTCCCTGCGGACGAACATCTCCCTGCTGCGCCGTATCGACGAGCTGCCGCCCGCCACCCGCGACGAGCTGGTGGCCGACCTGGGCCAGGAGGCGCGCGAACTCACTGATCTGGTCAACGAGTTGGTCGACCTGGCGGCCGGGCAGTCCGACGCCGAGCCGGTCCAGCGGGTGGATCTCGCCGACATCGCCGACGAGGTCGCGGGGCTCACCCGGCGGCGTACGGGACGGCGGATCACAGTCCGTGCGAGCGGCGACACGACGACGGACGGGCGGCCGGGGATGCTCCAGCGCGCGGTGACCAACCTCGTCGAGAACGCCGCCAAGTTCGACCGCGAGGGCACGGCGCCGATCGAGATCAGCGTCGCGGGGCCCGCCCGTCCCGGGACGGTGCGTGTCGAGGTTCTCGACCGGGGGCCGGGTATCGCCGAGGACGACCTGATCCGGGTCTTCGACCGCTTCTACCGTGCCGCCGACGCGCGGTCGCTGCCCGGGTCGGGACTCGGGCTGTCGATCGTGCGGGAGGTGGCGCTGTCGCACGGGGGAGCGCCGTTCGCCTTCCGGCGGGAGGGCGGCGGGACGGTGATCGGGTTCACGGCGGGCGGCTCGGCCTGACCGACCCCCCCGCCCGCGGCCCCTGCGTGACTCGCTTGCGTGGCTTACTGTGCGTGATCGATTACGGACTGTTTTGATGGCGCCGAGTGGCGCCGCCCCAGGTGCCCTCTCCCGGACAAGGAGAGAAGTGCAGCATGAAGATCACGAAGGTTCTGCTCGCGGGTGGGTCCGCGACGTCGGTCGCCGTCCTCGCCACCGTCACCGCCCTCACCACCCTCGCCACCGTCACCGTCCTCGCCGCCCCCGCCGTCGCGCAGGAGTCGCCCGGCTCGGCGGTGACCCGGTCCGGCACCACCGTCCATGTCCAGGCCCGCGACAACGTGGTGAACGGCATCAGAGTCGGCATCGACCCCCGCAGCGGGCACCTGATCGTCGAGGATGACGCGCGCATCGCCGTGGGCCGGGGCTGCATGCCGATGTCCGGCACCGACGGCACGGCCGTCGACTGCGGCCCCGCCACCGGAATGGGCGGCGTCACGCGCCTCAACGTCTCGATGGGCAACTTCGGCGACAGCTTCTTCTCCACGGCCCCCGTCAACACCTCCGTCGACGCCGGGACCGGCGGCGACTTCGTGCGGACCGGCGGCGGCAACGACTCGATCAAGCTGCGCGACGGCGTGCGCGGCAACGACGCGGTGAGCTGCGGCAGCGGCGGCAACGACCAGGTGGTCGGCGAAGCCGGCGACACCATCACCCCGGACTGCGAGCGCCAGGGGCGGTTCTAGGCAGGCAGCGGCTCCTGCTTCCCGCTGCCGACGCCCCGGGGTGGTGCGTGCCGTCAGTCGTCAGTCTGTCGGGGACTGCGTGCGGCGGGCGTAGGCGCGGGCCGCACGGGCGCGGTCGCCGCAGCGGGTGCAGCACCAGTGGCGGCGGCCGTGCCGGAGCAGGTAGCGGTTGCAGGGCGGGGAGCCGCAGGCCGTGAGGCGTTCGGCGTCGGGGGACGTGAGCAGGTCGGCGGCGTCGGCGGCGAGGGTCGCCAGGGCGTGGTCGACGATCTCGGTGGTGGGGTGCGGGGCCGCGCGGTAGGGGCCGTTCTTCTCGTCCCACTGGAGGAGCGGGGCCGTGGGAACCCTGGTCAGCGCGTCGTTCACGGCGGCCAGGGCGGCGGGGAGCGCGGGCAGCGCCTCGACCCGTGAGGCGAACAGCGCCCGGATCTGTTCCCGCAGTGAGCGCAGCTGTGCGGCACACATGTCCCGCAGGTCGGCGTCGACCGGAGCCAGGCCACGGTCGGAGAGCCACCGGTTCGCCGCGGCCGGGGTGCCGATGAGGTCGACGAACTGCCCGCCCGGCACCGCGATGACGCTGTTGACGAGAGCGAGCGCCGGGTACTGCTCCGCGCCCGGCGCGGGCGGCAGCGGGGGCTCGACGGTCGACGTCTCCTCGGTCCCGGTGTCCTTGGTCGCGGTGTCCTTCACGGCTCTCACGATACGGCCCGGCGAGGCATATGACGGTCGTTATAGAGCGGGTGTAGTCCGGCCGCCGTCTATAACGACTGTCATAGGAGGTCTGCATGACGATCATCACCGTGAACGCACCCAAGGGGCGCCTGAGCCTCGATCAGCGCCGCGAGCTGGCCGAGACGCTCACGGATGCCGTGCTGGTGCCCGAGGTGGGTCAGTTCGCGCCGGCCGCCCGGGTCGGATTCCAGGTGTACTTCGCCGAGCGTGAGCGCGACATGATGGCCGTCGGCGGACGGCTGCTGGTGGATGCCGGGAGCGAGCTGGACGTGATGGTGATCGACCTGGCGGTCATGGACGCCGCCTGGCAGCCGGACGTCCGTGCCGAGGTCATCGAGCGGGTGCTGGCCGCGCTGGCGGCGGCCTGCGGGATGGAGGAGCCGTCGCCGGCGTGGTGGGTCAACTTCCGCGTGATCGACGAGGGCAGCTGGGGTTCCTCGGGCGGCGTGCTGTCCGTCCTGCCCCTGCTCGAGAGTGGAGTGTTCACGGAGGAGAGGGTCAAGGCGGTTCGCGCCGCGCTCGGCGTTTGAGGGTGGCTCACGGGGAGCGAGCTCCGTCTCCCCGCCGCCGGCTGATCGCGGTCCGCCCCGGTCAGTCCTTGATCGTGGTGAGGATGAGTGCCTGCAGTTGCTCGGCGGTCCGGTCGAGGGGCTGGATGCTGCGCTTGGCGCGGCACATGGCCACGGCCCCCTCGACTGCCGCGACGACGAGCGTCGCGAGCTGGGCGGCCTGCTCGGGCTCGGCGCCGTGCTCGCGCAACGAGGCGGCCAGCAGCTTCTCCCACTCGTCGAAGACCTCGGCGGCGGCCGTCAGAGCGGTCGGCGTCTCGTCGGCGGGGGGCTCCTCGATCGCGACGGCGAGGACCGGGCAGCCGGCCCGGAAGTCGCTGTCGACGACGATCTTGCGCCACAGCCCGAGGAACGCGCGCAACCCGGCGACCGGCCCGGCTTCGAGTTCCTTGCGCAGGCTCCGGGCGACCCACGCGCCCGTGTGGCGGACGGCCTCGGTGGCCAACTGCTGCTTGCCGTCCGGGAAGTAGTGGTACGTCGAGCCGAGCGGCGCCCTGGCGTGTTTGGCCGTCTCGCGGATGCTCGTCGCGTTCAGGCCGCGCCGACTGATCATGTCGGCCGCACCGGCGATGATCCGATCGCGCGCCGTCGGGCTGGGCTTGGTCACGTGTGCGGTCCCTTCTGACCCACTGGCTATAACGGCCGTCATAGTCTAGCGTGATTCGCCGTCTATAACGACTGTCATAGGCGAGCGTCGCCGTATGCGACGACGAAGAAGCCGTAGGGGACGACGAAGAAGCCGTAGGGGACGACGAAGAAGCCGTAGGGGACGAAGAAGAAAGAGAGAGGCGTGTCCATGCCGATGATCCGGCTCACAGCTCCGGCCGGCGCCCTGACCGACCAGGGCCGCCAGAGCGTTCAGCGTGACCTCGCCGCCGTACTGCTGCGCTGGGAGGGCGCTCCCGACACGGCGTTCTTCCGCGCCCAGGCCTGGAGCTACCTCGTCGAACTGCCGGACGGCGCCCAGAGCACCGCCGAGGACGACGCGCCGCGCTTCCTGGTGGAGGTCACCGTCCCGCAGGGCGCCCTGTCCGAGCGTCGCAAGGCCGGCCTGGTCGAGGAGGCGACGCGGACCGTCCTGTCCGCCGCCGGGCTCGCCGCCGACGAGGCGCTGCGGGTGTGGGTGCTGGTGCACGAACAGCCCGACGGCACCTGGGGCGCGGGCGGCTCCGTCATCCGCTACGCCGACCTCGTGGCCCTGGCTCAACAGGGCAAGGGGGGCACGGCCGATGCGTGAACTCACCTGCGTGGCCCGGCGCACCGTCGAGTGGCGTGAGGCGCCCGACCCTAAGCTCCGGTCCGACCGGGAGGCGATCGTCGCCCCGGTGGCCGCCACCCCCTGTGACGTGGACTCCTCGATCCTGGCCGGGCATGGCTTCATTGACCCGCCCTTCGCCCTCGGCCACGAGTGCGTCGCCCGGGTCGTCGAGACGGGCGACGCCGTCACCGCCGTAGCCCCCGGCGACCAGGTCGTGGTCCCGTGGTCCATCAACTGCGGCACCTGCGACCGCTGCCGGGCGGGACTGACCGCGCACTGCACGGCCGTTCCCTACATGGCGATGTACGGCGCACCGATCGGCGGCACCTGGGGCGGGCTCTTCTCCGACCTGGTCCGCGTGCCCTACGCCGACGCCATGCTGGTCCCGCTGCCCACCGGCCTGGACCCGGTCGCCATGGCCTCGGCCAGCGACAACTGGTCCCTGGCCTGGCGCCTGGTCGCCCCCCACCTCAACTCCCGCCCCGGCGCCCGGGTCCTGGTCGTCGCGCGCGGCAGTATCGGCCTGTACGTGTGCGACATCGCCCGCGCGCTGGGCGCCTCCGACGTCCTCTACGTCGACCCCGACGCCGAACACCGCGCCCTGGCCGGCGCCTTCGGAGCGTCCACCGCCGAATCCCTGGACCCGCTCCCGCAGGACTTCGACATCGCCGTGGAGGCCACCGGCCGCGTCGACCAGCTCGCCCTGGTCGTCAAGTGCCTGGCTCCGGAAGGCATCTGCGAGAGCGCGGGCAACCACTTCCGCCCCGGCGAGCTGCCCCTGCTCGACATGTACCTCGCCGGTGTCACCTTGCGCGTCGCCCGCGACAACGTCCGCGCCCACATCCCCGACGCCCTGGAACTCGCCGCCTCCGGCAAGGTCGCCCCCGAACGGGTCGTCTCCCACGTCATCGACTGGGAGGACCTGCCGACGGCACTGCCGGAGAAACACCTCAAGCCGGTCTTCGTACGTTCCGACACCTGACCCACACCAGGGCCCCGCCCCGCCCCCCTCACCCACCGAGAAACCCGATGCACACCTCTCTGACCGACCCGGCGCCCGCCGAACCCACCTCACCGACGCCCGAGGAACTGGAACACCAGAAGGCGGCCATCACCCGCCTCGGCGACGAACTGCGCGCTCTCATGGAAGCCACCGTCCGCACCGCCGCCTCCCCCGACACCCTCCACCGCGTGGCGGACGGCGTCCGTCACATCACCGGTCAGCTGACGGGGCGACGGCGCGCACGGGCGGAGATCCCGGAGGTGGACGAATTCCCCGGGGGCGCACGGATGTACAGCCCCGTCACCGGCCCCGGCAGCCCGCTTGCCCCGCCCCTCCACATCACACCCGACGCCGACGGCCTGGTGGGCCACTGCACCCTCGGCATCGCCCACGAAGGCCCGCCCGGCTACGGTCACGGCGGCATGAGCGCCATGCTCCTGGACGAACTCATGGGCCGCGCCTGCGCGGCAGCCGGAACGGCCGGCCTGACCGGCTCCCTGCAGATGCGCTACCACCGCCCGGTCCCGCTGGAGACACCCCTGCGAGTGCTGGCCCGCATCACCGGCACGGACGACCGCAAGGTCTTCGTGAGCGGGTCGATCACCACCGGGGCGGACCCGGACGCACCCCTCGTCACGGCCGACGGGGTCTTCGTCACCCCCGACCCCGACCGCGCTCGCGCCCTGTTCCCGGGGCTGCGTCCGCAGGGGTGAGTCAGGCGGGATACGCGTGTGTCTGGGCCGCCTTGACCGTCGCCCAGACCGTGGCTCCGGGGCGCAGGTCGAGTTCGGCGGCCGCGACCGTGGTGAGGTCGGCGGCCAGGGGGAGTTCGCCGGTGAGGGCGGCGCGGATCTGGTCGCCGTGGGTCTCCAGGCCGGCCACCTCGCAGCGCCAGAGGTTGCGGGCACTGGATCCGGTGGGGCGGTCGCGGTGGAGGGTGACCGCGCTGGGCGGGAAGGCCACGAAGGCCGGGCCGGTGAGCGCCTCCGTGGTCGTGACCGAGACTTCGGTGGCGCCGTCCACGCGGACCGTGTGTCCCTCGGCCTGCCCCCGATAGAGGTTGAGTCCGACCAGGTGGGCGATGTAGTCGGTGCGCGGGTGGCGGGCGATGTCGGCGGGGGTGCCCTCCTGGACGATGCGGCCGTCCTCGATGACGACGAGGTGGTCGGCCAGCACCATGGCGTCCAGGGGATCGTGCGTGACGAGTACGGCGACCGCTTCGAAGTCGGCCAGGTGGTGGCGGAGTTGGGCACGCACGTCGAGGCGGGTGCGGGCGTCGAGGGCGGCCAGGGGTTCGTCGAGGAGCAGCAGGCGGGGGTGGGTGGCCAGGGCGCGGGCGAGGGCTACGCGCTGGGCCTGGCCGCCGGAGAGGCGGCGGGGCTTGGCACCGGCGTGGCCGGCGAGACCCATGCGCTCCAGCCACTCGGCGGCCTGGGCCCGGGCCTGCGCCTTGGTCGCGCCGTGGCAGCGCGGCCCGAAGGCCACGTTGTCCAGCGCGGTGAGGTGGGGGAAGAGCAGGTAGTCCTGGAAGACGACGCCGACCGGGCGGGACTCCGGCCGCGTACGGTCCAACTCCGCGCCGTCCAGCCGTAGATGGCCGTCGGTGAGCGGGACGAGCCCGGCGAGGGCGCGCAGGGCGGTGGTCTTGCCCGCGCCGTTGGGGCCGAGGAGCGCGACCACGTCACCGGGGGCCGCGCTCAGCGCCACGTCGAGGTGGAAGGAGCCGCGCTCGACCACCAGCCGGGCGTCGAGTCCCTCACCGGTCCGGCCGGGTGCGCCGACGGTGTCCTGGGCGGTCTTCGCGATGTCGGTCATGAGGCGGTCATCCAGCGATCACGCAGTCCCGCGAGGACCGCGACGGACACGGCCAGCAGGACGAGGCTGAGGGCGATCGCGGCCTCCGGGTCGCTCTGCAACGCCAGGTAGACGGCGAGCGGCATGGTCTGCGTACGCCCGGGGAAGTTGCCGGCGAATGTGATGGTCGCGCCGAACTCGCCGAGCGCACGGGCCCAGGCCAGTACGGCCCCGGCCGCGATGCCGGGGGCGATGAGCGGCAGCGTGACCCGGCGGAACGCGGTGAAGCGGGAGGCGCCCAGGGTGGTGGCGGCCTCCTCGTAGCGGGGGTCGGCGGCCCGCAGGGTGCCCTCCACACTGATCACGAGGAACGGCATGGCGACGAACGCCTCCGCGACCACCACCCCGGCGGTGGTGAAGGGCAGGGTGATCCCGAACCATGCGTCCAGCCACTTTCCGATGACGCCGTTGCGGCCGAGCGCCATCAGCAGCGCCACACCGCCCACCACCGGCGGCAGGACGAGCGGGAGGGTGACGAGGGCCCGTACGACACCTCGCCCCGGGAACTCGACCCGGGCCAGCAGCCAGGCCAGCGGCACCCCGATCACCAGGCTCACCGCGGTCGCCGCCGTCGCGCAGACCAGCGACAACTGCAGTGCCTGCCACACCTCCGTGCTGGTCAGCAGGTCGGGCATGCTCCGCCACGGGGCCCTGATCAGCAGCGCGACGAGCGGGAGGGCCAGGAAGGCCAGGCCGATCAGCGCGGGCAGGAGAAGGGGCAGCGGGGCGCCCCCGCGGACGCGTACGCGGCGGCGGCGCGGGCCACCGGTCAGGGTGTCCGCGGCGCCGGCCTTGTCCGGGGAGGACGGGGACGTCACGGCTTGAGGAACCCGGCCGCGTTCAGGACCTTCTGGCCCTCGGCGGACTGCACCAGCGCGATGAACGCCTCGGCGGCCGCGGCGTTCGGTGCGTCCTTGAGCAGGGTGATCGGGTAGTCGTTGATGGCGTCGGCCGACTCGGGGAACTCCACGCCCTCCACCTTGTCACCCGCGGCCTTCACATCGGTCTTGTAGACGACCGCGGCGTCGGCCTCCTTCAGCACCACCTTGTTCAGGGCGGCCTTGACGTCCTCCTCGTAGGAGACCGGGGTGAGCTTCAGCTTGCTTGCGTCCAGGGCCTTCTGCGCCGCGGCGCCGCACGGCACCGCCTGGTCGCACAGCACGACCTTCAGGTCGGACTTGGTGAGGTCCTTCAGCGAGGCGACCTTGCCGGGGTTGCCCGGCAGGGTGGCGATGTCCAACTGGTTGCGCACGAAGGTGGCGGGCGTGCCGGAGGCGTCCCCGGCGTCGGTGACGATCTTCATCGTCTTGGGGCTGGCCGAGGCGAACACGTCCGCCGGGGCGCCGCCGGTGATGCTCGCGGCGAGTGCGTCGCTGCCGCCGAAGCTGAAGGTCACCTTGGTGCCCGGGTGAGCCTTCTCGAACTCCTTGCCCAGCGTCGTGAAGCTCTCCTTCAGCGAGGCGGCGGCGAAGACGGTCACCTCGCCGGACAGTCCTGCCGAGGCGGAGGCCGACGCGGAGGAGTCCGACTTGGCCGACGAGGTGCCGTCCGAGGAGGAACAGGCGCTCAGGGCCAGCAGGGCTGCGGCGCCTGCGCCGGTCACCTGCAGTGTCCGACGGGTCCGGCGCACGGAACGGGTCATCACGGGTCCACTCCCTCTGGTCCTGAACGGACTCACTTGGTCCTGAACAGACTCACTCTGGTCCTCGACGGACCCCCTCACGGCAACGCAGATGATACTTCCGCAAGTGCGAGGGGAAAGTCTCCTGTCGCATCGCATGAGCTGGATCTTCCATCTGCTGGCATGGCATGTGCGTTTGTACGGGACGGGTCCTCGGGTACGGTCGCCCGGGAGGTGGTAGCCCGTGAGTCAGTCCCTCGCAGCCGCCCGTACGGCCGCCGAACCGATGGCGGAACTCGTCCTCACCGGCGATCTGGCCCGTCCGGCCCGGCTGACGGTGCCCGACCTTCTCGCCTGGCCCCAGCACCAGGCCGAGGTCGCCTTCGAATGCGCCACCAGCGGTGTGCGGCACCACCGCTTCACCGGGCCGCTCCTGCACGACGTCCTCACGGACGCGGGCCCCGTCTTCGACCCCGCCCGCCGCAAGGACCGACTGCGCTTCCTTGATCGCCGTACGCGGCGCGGACGGCCACCACGCCCTGCTGTCCTGGGCGGAGATCGCCCCCGACTTCGGCCGCGCCCCCGTCCTGCTCGCCGCCACCCTCGACGACACCCCGCTCGACCGCGCCGGATCCCAGCTGGTCCTGCCCCAGGACCGCTGCGGGGCCCGGTACATCAGCGGCATCGAGGCGATACGGGTGGACGGCGGATACACCGCCTGGACCTGACGGCGGCGGGAGGAGCACGGCGACGGTGGCTCAGCTCCTGCACCGTGATCAAAACGGCCGGGGCGATGCGCCGTGGAGTGCGCCGCCCAGCCCGCCGGCCTGCCCGCGCCGGACCGCTCAGACGCGGTCGATGTGCACGTTCGTCGACTTCACCCGGGCGGTGGCCTCCATGCCGATCTCCAGCCCCAGCTCCTCCACGGCCTCCCGCGTGAGCAGCGACACCAGCCGGTGCGGCCCGGCCTGGATCTCCACCTGCGCCGCCACGTCACCGAGCTTGATCGCGGTGACGATGCCGGGGAACGCGTTGCGGACCGAGGTGTAGGAGGAGTCCTCCTCCCCGCTCCCGCCCTTGGCGAGCTCCACGGAGAAGGCGGCCAGGTCCTTCCCGTCGATGAGCCGCCTGCCGCCCTCGTCGCGGTGGGTCGCCACCCGGCCCGCGTCCGCCCATCGCCGCGCGGTGTCCGGACTCACGCCGAGCAGTCGCGCCGCCTGGCCGATCGTGTATGCCTGCATGGGCGACAACATAGGCCAGGGGTGGGGAGGGCGGTCGCAGGAGCAGGCCGGTGGGATCACCGCGCTCGTGGGCTCAGACCAGGTCGCGCAATCGGCCGACCGGGCTCAGGACGAGCGTCACAGCGGCCCCGGCACCCGCCACGGAGACCAGCCACAGGGCCTCGCGAGGCCGGGCGGTGCTCGCGAGCACACCGGCGGTCAGGGCGCCCACCGGCACGGCCCCCCAGGAGACGAAGCGGACGGTGGCCATCACCCGGGGCAGCAGCTCCGCCGGTGTGACGGTCTGCCGGTGGGTGCGGGTGAGGATGCTCAGCACCACGACACCCACCGTGAACCCGGTGGCACCCACCACGTACAGCAGCACTCCCCAGCCGCCGAAGGCCAGGGGGACGAACAGGGCGAGCAGGGCGCCGGCCGAGGTCGCGGCAACCACGGCACGGGCGCCGCCGAACCTCGCGGTCAGCAGGGGGGTCATGGCCGCCCCGAGCAGGCTGCCCGCTCCCTCGGCGGCCATCAGCAGGCCGACCAGACCGACCGGGAGACCCAGTGTGCGGACGAGGAAGACCGGGGTCAGCGCCATGAGCGCGCCGCAGGCGAAGTTGACCAGTGTCGCGGCGGCCGTACAGGGGCCGATGACCGGGTGACGCGTCACGAAGCGCCAGCCGTCCCGGATCAGCCGGCCGACGGAGGCGCCCGCCGGTGGACGTGCCTCGTGGTCGGGCCGCGGCAGGCTCCGCAGCAGGAACGCGGAGACGAGGTAACTCGCCACATCCACCAGGAGGCTGGCCGTGGCACCCATCACCTGCACCAGGACGCCGCCCATGGAGGGGCCTCCCAGCTGGGTGGCGGCCGACGAGGCAGAGGTCAGGCTGTTGCGGGCGGTCAGCTCTTCCTTGCTGACGATCGACGGCAGAAAGGTCGAGTTTCCGACGTCGAAGATGACGGTGGCCAGGCCGATGAGCAGCGCGACCAGGACGAGGTGGGCCAGGGACAGCTTCCCCAGCGCAGCCGCCAGCGGCACGCACAACAGCACCAGCGCCCGGAGGAGGTCCATGGCCACCTGGGTGCCGCGGAGCGGAAGCCGCTGCACGAGCACTCCGGCCGGAAGGCCGATCAGGATCCAGGCGCCGTAGGTGGCGGCGGTTATGAGGCTCACCTCGAAACTGCTCGCCCGCAGGACCTCCAGTGCCACCAGCGGAAGCGCCACCGTGGTCACCGCGTCGCCGAGGCCGCTGGCGGTGGAGCCCGCTCAGTACCGCCAGAAGGCGCCGGCGTCGCGGCGGCGTGCGGGCTGCTGATGCCCGACCGGTGTGTCCGTCATTGTTCGTAGTCT contains the following coding sequences:
- a CDS encoding 4-oxalocrotonate tautomerase family protein, producing the protein MTIITVNAPKGRLSLDQRRELAETLTDAVLVPEVGQFAPAARVGFQVYFAERERDMMAVGGRLLVDAGSELDVMVIDLAVMDAAWQPDVRAEVIERVLAALAAACGMEEPSPAWWVNFRVIDEGSWGSSGGVLSVLPLLESGVFTEERVKAVRAALGV
- a CDS encoding 4-oxalocrotonate tautomerase family protein — protein: MPMIRLTAPAGALTDQGRQSVQRDLAAVLLRWEGAPDTAFFRAQAWSYLVELPDGAQSTAEDDAPRFLVEVTVPQGALSERRKAGLVEEATRTVLSAAGLAADEALRVWVLVHEQPDGTWGAGGSVIRYADLVALAQQGKGGTADA
- a CDS encoding molybdopterin-binding protein — translated: MQAYTIGQAARLLGVSPDTARRWADAGRVATHRDEGGRRLIDGKDLAAFSVELAKGGSGEEDSSYTSVRNAFPGIVTAIKLGDVAAQVEIQAGPHRLVSLLTREAVEELGLEIGMEATARVKSTNVHIDRV
- the modA gene encoding molybdate ABC transporter substrate-binding protein, with amino-acid sequence MTRSVRRTRRTLQVTGAGAAALLALSACSSSDGTSSAKSDSSASASASAGLSGEVTVFAAASLKESFTTLGKEFEKAHPGTKVTFSFGGSDALAASITGGAPADVFASASPKTMKIVTDAGDASGTPATFVRNQLDIATLPGNPGKVASLKDLTKSDLKVVLCDQAVPCGAAAQKALDASKLKLTPVSYEEDVKAALNKVVLKEADAAVVYKTDVKAAGDKVEGVEFPESADAINDYPITLLKDAPNAAAAEAFIALVQSAEGQKVLNAAGFLKP
- the modB gene encoding molybdate ABC transporter permease subunit, whose translation is MTSPSSPDKAGAADTLTGGPRRRRVRVRGGAPLPLLLPALIGLAFLALPLVALLIRAPWRSMPDLLTSTEVWQALQLSLVCATAATAVSLVIGVPLAWLLARVEFPGRGVVRALVTLPLVLPPVVGGVALLMALGRNGVIGKWLDAWFGITLPFTTAGVVVAEAFVAMPFLVISVEGTLRAADPRYEEAATTLGASRFTAFRRVTLPLIAPGIAAGAVLAWARALGEFGATITFAGNFPGRTQTMPLAVYLALQSDPEAAIALSLVLLAVSVAVLAGLRDRWMTAS
- a CDS encoding zinc-binding dehydrogenase, with the translated sequence MRELTCVARRTVEWREAPDPKLRSDREAIVAPVAATPCDVDSSILAGHGFIDPPFALGHECVARVVETGDAVTAVAPGDQVVVPWSINCGTCDRCRAGLTAHCTAVPYMAMYGAPIGGTWGGLFSDLVRVPYADAMLVPLPTGLDPVAMASASDNWSLAWRLVAPHLNSRPGARVLVVARGSIGLYVCDIARALGASDVLYVDPDAEHRALAGAFGASTAESLDPLPQDFDIAVEATGRVDQLALVVKCLAPEGICESAGNHFRPGELPLLDMYLAGVTLRVARDNVRAHIPDALELAASGKVAPERVVSHVIDWEDLPTALPEKHLKPVFVRSDT
- a CDS encoding ATP-binding protein, with protein sequence MGAARRRLGRLLTGRRRSGLGTTFAVSFAAVTAVVTVLVGLLSYGAAARLVRVDQESVFDEVVQDLRGEVRQRPMTPEDFSSSAPGHDLVRPARTDVQVLGSDGSVVDPGRPGLPVTAADRRIATDKAAGRMVQYKDVGVGSDVYRVATVALGGGRGAVQIAQEFSDTEDLLRALQQRTLLLMAAVVTLAGLFGWWLARRITRRLVVLTTAAEDVARTRRLGIQVPVTGYDEVGRLGRAFDRMLGRLAQSEEDQRRLVQDAGHELRTPLTSLRTNISLLRRIDELPPATRDELVADLGQEARELTDLVNELVDLAAGQSDAEPVQRVDLADIADEVAGLTRRRTGRRITVRASGDTTTDGRPGMLQRAVTNLVENAAKFDREGTAPIEISVAGPARPGTVRVEVLDRGPGIAEDDLIRVFDRFYRAADARSLPGSGLGLSIVREVALSHGGAPFAFRREGGGTVIGFTAGGSA
- a CDS encoding ABATE domain-containing protein, which translates into the protein MPPAPGAEQYPALALVNSVIAVPGGQFVDLIGTPAAANRWLSDRGLAPVDADLRDMCAAQLRSLREQIRALFASRVEALPALPAALAAVNDALTRVPTAPLLQWDEKNGPYRAAPHPTTEIVDHALATLAADAADLLTSPDAERLTACGSPPCNRYLLRHGRRHWCCTRCGDRARAARAYARRTQSPTD
- a CDS encoding PaaI family thioesterase, whose amino-acid sequence is MHTSLTDPAPAEPTSPTPEELEHQKAAITRLGDELRALMEATVRTAASPDTLHRVADGVRHITGQLTGRRRARAEIPEVDEFPGGARMYSPVTGPGSPLAPPLHITPDADGLVGHCTLGIAHEGPPGYGHGGMSAMLLDELMGRACAAAGTAGLTGSLQMRYHRPVPLETPLRVLARITGTDDRKVFVSGSITTGADPDAPLVTADGVFVTPDPDRARALFPGLRPQG
- a CDS encoding TetR/AcrR family transcriptional regulator, encoding MTKPSPTARDRIIAGAADMISRRGLNATSIRETAKHARAPLGSTYHYFPDGKQQLATEAVRHTGAWVARSLRKELEAGPVAGLRAFLGLWRKIVVDSDFRAGCPVLAVAIEEPPADETPTALTAAAEVFDEWEKLLAASLREHGAEPEQAAQLATLVVAAVEGAVAMCRAKRSIQPLDRTAEQLQALILTTIKD
- a CDS encoding ABC transporter ATP-binding protein, with the protein product MTDIAKTAQDTVGAPGRTGEGLDARLVVERGSFHLDVALSAAPGDVVALLGPNGAGKTTALRALAGLVPLTDGHLRLDGAELDRTRPESRPVGVVFQDYLLFPHLTALDNVAFGPRCHGATKAQARAQAAEWLERMGLAGHAGAKPRRLSGGQAQRVALARALATHPRLLLLDEPLAALDARTRLDVRAQLRHHLADFEAVAVLVTHDPLDAMVLADHLVVIEDGRIVQEGTPADIARHPRTDYIAHLVGLNLYRGQAEGHTVRVDGATEVSVTTTEALTGPAFVAFPPSAVTLHRDRPTGSSARNLWRCEVAGLETHGDQIRAALTGELPLAADLTTVAAAELDLRPGATVWATVKAAQTHAYPA